The DNA window TTTCCTCTTTGTACCCAATAGATTCACATTTCCCTTCAAACCATTcgtatatatactttttagaAAGTCTTTTCTCTAACTCATGCACACTGACTTTCAAATAAGatctatatttaaatatattaaaccttttttttatgaaaggATTCACAGCTTTTATCCATAATAACACCATAGGGTTTCTCTTAAGAATGCTTACTGTGTATTTCCCCACGGGGAATTTTAATTTcctttctatatttttaaaaaaaaaatttcgttttaaaaaaatagtagaTAAACTTAAACCTAGAGAAAAAACAtcactttttaaattatatatggtCCTGTTAAAATATGAATCTAATTTTTCAGGGGATGAATATATTGAACTTCCTCTGAATGTTCCATAACTGCTTTCttctataatataattaaaatctCCTAATAAGATATCGATATATTTACTGTGTGCTTGCTTTTtttgaacaaaataattatctgCCTTAATATTTCTATGAATTAGACCTAATGATTGTAAATAGTATAACTTAGAAgctacttttaaaaaaaaatcatattttaCATCGTAATCATTATCCATTATATCACGGTTATTCATGACAAAGTGAACTGCATCCTCttcatttaatattcttaatttAAATCCAAAAtgatgtatatttttacttacatattttattactctACTAAATATAGatgtatttgtataattttcattttttcttattattccAGTAGGTATATTCCAGTGAAGAATTTCTAAGGCACATTCAGAAACTagtaagaataatttattattaataaaatgtaaattagATATGTTAAAAGTATCTTCATTGTAAAAGTACTTAACGTTTTTGTAATTCTTACAAGGACTAATGTTAGAATTTAGTAAATAATGTACTAAAAGCAAATATGACTTTAATTCTTCCTCAAAAACGTTGTTGTTATATTTgtcattgaaaaaaaattttaatgctGAATAATGAGGATGAAAATTAGCATTAATTAATATCCCTTTGGAGTCTTTAGAAATAACAGACATTTGGTTATCATTTCTTAATTTAAAGACATTTAGAATTTTTAAGTAATCTCtatttatcatattataaaacaattCATTGTAATCGCTAGATCTAATAACACATAAGATGTCATTTCCATATAACCAATTTAATATGAACATATCTTCTGCTTCTTTTTCAAGTAGACCAACAATCATTCTATTAGGATGCttatctaatatattttgatagATAGTTAAATCATCTTGTTtctcaaaaaatttatcatttaaattttcattaatattatgttggttcatatatttattaatattataattggACAGCCCAAAAAATTTACGTGCAGATTGTTTACTACCTTTTAATAGAGAAGTTACGTCTTGTGGATAATCTTGACCATAATTATGCACTTGTTGATGTAaagaattttcattataattattagttCCATATGGCTCAGATTTTTGATCATTCAAAGATTCATCCTCATATTCAAACGATTTATCAGGGAAGAGTTTCTTTTCAAGTGAAATTATATCGTCATCATTGAAATATTCATGTGTTTGAGACTGTTCATCGGATTTAACATTTTCTTCTGATAGGAGTTGTTCATTAGTATTACTCTCTTCTTCagattctttttttatttgatctAATGGGTATTCTATATCAGTGGAATAAGGCTTATcaattctttctttttcttcaaatACATCATTCTGTTCATTTTCTAATTCCTTGTCTGTTGCTGATATTTTTTCCGATGAGGCtttttcatcatatattttttgaatagaTGGCGCTATTTGATCTGTTATTGTTTGctcattttcctttttctcttGTTCTAATTTTACTTGTTCTTGTGAGATTTTCTCAGCCAATGAAGGATTTTCATTGGATAATGACTTTTCTTTGACACTTAATTTTCCCTTATTTGTTAACTCCTTATCagatacattttttttatttgatgaATCTTTATCAAAAGTAGAGTTTTTTTCAGTATTTCTATCTTGAAGTAGTTTACTACTAGCTAGTACATTAGCCATAACATTAGCAACGCTATCAGCTGTTATCATTGCACTAGTACTTAAAGGTATACTTTTAGTGTcattagaaaatatatcttttacttttttcatatatccTAAAACACCAGATATATAGGAAGAATTAGAATTCGAGTTATTGGTCTCATTCTCAGTGTTATCTTTgtctttattttcatttttttggaTTCCCTTAATATTTGAAGTACTCTGAACTTTAGTATTATTAACTGGAGAATTATGACGTTTAATATCCCTCTCTTTACTCTCTTTAGTAAGatcaatatttatatcatacTTGTCTTTGAAGATATCAGTCTTCCTTGTTTCGTTAATTATATGCTCATTTTTATCCCTCTCCTCACGAATGGTATTTACAGTGCTATTGCTACTAGTATTAACATTGCTGTTGTTAATTCTATCGTTATTGCTATCATTAACACCGCTTTCAGTAATATctgaatttttattagtatCATTTACATTAGCATTACTGTTGCTACCTCCTCCTCCTTGTTGTTCACTATTAGCGGATCCTGGAGCTACTTTTCTATAGCTTTCTCCCATGTTTTTATCATCTGATTTTGATTTTGCTTTTAATTCGACAAAAGACAATGCACTACTgttttttgtgtatataaCATTTCCCTCgtcttttattttcctaCATGCCATATTGTATTTACACAATGTTTCATTTGATATGTGAGATCCAAAATAGTGATCACTtgctttattatatttggatttatttttttcttttaattttgacTGCTTCTCATgtacattataaaatttgCTCCATGTgctatttttgttttcatttgtGGAATTGTTGTACCTTTTGTCATTTTTCTCTATGAAGCTGTAATGTTGAGGAGaataaaaattgatattATGTATGCCCACTTCTGAGTTATTTCGATATTTTGCTAGATAAAAATGaggataaaaatttttatatttgttactattagtgaaatattttgataaccatgtataaataaaagcatatttaattataccCTTATTCTGCAATTCTAAATGCACCggattatatttatttagatagaaatatatatcattctCATTTACAATACCATTCTCATTCATTAAAATCTCCATCTCAAAATTGTTACTCATAATTTGAATATCTCTAGAATATATGGAATCATAAGTGAAGATATCTTTATCTTCTGtttcaaatattataacCTCTTGACTTTCTTCTGATTCAATTATATTATCccttaataaattatacataatgaATCGATCTTCGACCTTTTTGACTACAAAGGaatggagaaaaaaaaagaaaaacgaatttgacataaataaaagtatggGAAAACACATGTAGACATACACATGCAGACGTAAGAACATATGTTTATTCCGCTTTTATAGAAGGTTTCAcaaaacatttaaaagaaCTTAATAGAGGTAAATACTCTGAAGGTGTGcaagtaattttttctttttttttttaatatgctAATAATAGTTTTGTAAAActaacaattttatttattaataacttTCAACACTTTCAACAAATGTCCAACGATATTTAATTGTACTTTAAAATGCATTATAGATAGAAGCATAAGCAAAATACCTTGtatattttagtattttaagtataatacacagtttttataaaaatcaaaaaaaggaggaaaaaaaaattagaataattATTGTGTACTTAAGAAATTAGGATAAAATATGAGATAACATATTTcatgcatttttattttttgtagtatgtattacatatttgttattttattctgttctattttattatttattatttttattttttatttttgtagcTGTActaacaatttttttccaGGTCACATAGAACACTATAACCTCTTTCCATTCTTTGGGACacatactttattttatcaaaGGAAATTAAATTCTTAAGGAATTCATCACTTGCCTTCTGTTTAGATATTTCagaataattcttttttatattgaaaGTATTGCTAACATATggattaataaatttaaaatttatatattctaaatatttctttttagaactataaaatgattttaaattattaaaaaagttgtCATATGTTAGGTTTAATTTGTTCTTCAATGATTtccttaatattttaaattgttGTAATTCATCTGTGTTAAAAGAAATAGTcccataatatttttctactCCTTCATCACATCTTACTGtaatgttataattatttttttgtagcACTTTCATGTGTGCATTGAACCATTTTTCTGTTTGATTAATATTGTCTTTTAGAGAATTCCTTATAACAGCAAAAGTTGCTACATAAATTATcttgttattataaaattgaaattttGCTTCATATAACTCTTTCTGATTATCATTATAAAACGATTTAACATAcactaattttaattttcctttaataTAGGAAAACCTTTTTATATCCTCAAtggatgtatatataataggtattttttttttttttttaattttttcattatgttttttttcctctttagAAGGTTCTTTAATTCCGATTTTTCCCTTCAAGTTTTTCCTTTCGTCTGAAAATGGGTTAGTGTTagttctttttaaataactcgttttcgttattttttcattataactAGTACTACTATTATCATATGCACTATTATCATAAGCATTATCATTATCAGCACTATCATCATTACGACTATCAACATCACTACTATCAACATCACTACTATCAATATCACTACTATCAATATCACTACTATCAATATCACTTCTCTCAATATCACTACTATCAATATCACtactataaatataactacTCTCTTCATCACTACCTGCGACATTATGATCCTCATGGTCTACAGAAAAAAAGGTTGTTTCATCGTGCCCAGATGTATTCCTTCTACTTGTCTCACTTGTTTTCCCCTCctcattattaatatttgtatttttaatacttttaatttttaaagaatgtataaagaaagaaaaatcacagttttttttttttatatatttgtttaaaataaagataacagcattaaaaatgaaaagtctCTTTATAAAAGAAGTAAATTTCATTATGTGTAAAGGCACAAAATTAAAACGaaactatattattatataatcacACAAGTTGTATTTCTACTCCTAAATAAGTATCATCCTTAGTATTCTATTTACGAAGAAATGCAGAGATAATTGTCTATCAACGTGTTAATCCGTCTAtctttccatatatatatatatatatatgcacataaagGTAAACGAAAACTGAGCAAATTTTTTGCAGCACACGTATCGTTACGGTACTATGTGCAGCATTTCCTTAACCAACATTTTATCTTTAAATATTCGAAtagttcatttttattattattattttttttttttactgcgGTATATTCAGTGAATATTTCgtttatttacaaaaaaaaactaaatttatttcattgtatattatgtatacatataattttaggACATTATcagataaaaagaaataaaggagaaataatgaagaagGATATATCTATCCAATATTCTGTGCATAcgaaaatacatatatatatatcaaaatttaATGGGtctatacgtatatatttttattgtgcACAAAATTGCACCTTCGATTACGTattctttctctttttggaagtatttttgaatatattccttttataaatgaatacgtcttttttcttttttttttttctttttttttaaattcaattATTACTTTGATTCCTCGTGAAATGtaacaaattttaattaaaaaaatgtgccCTAAATTATCAAATGCTCTCTATTAGTTAATTATATGATATAGCAATATTCGTATTTTTGGTTAGATTGGGCTcattgaaaaaagaaaaaacagtcaattatacattttaaaattaaaaaattgaaaatttaaaaggtTCCAAAGCTTTGGGTGTACCActtaccttttttatatatattgttttcattttcaaaaaaaacaagacaGGAGTAATCactttagtatatatatatatatatatatatatatacatgtataga is part of the Plasmodium malariae genome assembly, chromosome: 14 genome and encodes:
- the PmUG01_14037800 gene encoding conserved Plasmodium protein, unknown function, translating into MKFTSFIKRLFIFNAVIFILNKYIKKKNCDFSFFIHSLKIKSIKNTNINNEEGKTSETSRRNTSGHDETTFFSVDHEDHNVAGSDEESSYIYSSDIDSSDIERSDIDSSDIDSSDIDSSDVDSSDVDSRNDDSADNDNAYDNSAYDNSSTSYNEKITKTSYLKRTNTNPFSDERKNLKGKIGIKEPSKEEKKHNEKIKKKKKIPIIYTSIEDIKRFSYIKGKLKLVYVKSFYNDNQKELYEAKFQFYNNKIIYVATFAVIRNSLKDNINQTEKWFNAHMKVLQKNNYNITVRCDEGVEKYYGTISFNTDELQQFKILRKSLKNKLNLTYDNFFNNLKSFYSSKKKYLEYINFKFINPYVSNTFNIKKNYSEISKQKASDEFLKNLISFDKIKYVSQRMERGYSVLCDLEKNFKKVEDRFIMYNLLRDNIIESEESQEVIIFETEDKDIFTYDSIYSRDIQIMSNNFEMEILMNENGIVNENDIYFYLNKYNPVHLELQNKGIIKYAFIYTWLSKYFTNSNKYKNFYPHFYLAKYRNNSEVGIHNINFYSPQHYSFIEKNDKRYNNSTNENKNSTWSKFYNVHEKQSKLKEKNKSKYNKASDHYFGSHISNETLCKYNMACRKIKDEGNVIYTKNSSALSFVELKAKSKSDDKNMGESYRKVAPGSANSEQQGGGGSNSNANVNDTNKNSDITESGVNDSNNDRINNSNVNTSSNSTVNTIREERDKNEHIINETRKTDIFKDKYDINIDLTKESKERDIKRHNSPVNNTKVQSTSNIKGIQKNENKDKDNTENETNNSNSNSSYISGVLGYMKKVKDIFSNDTKSIPLSTSAMITADSVANVMANVLASSKLLQDRNTEKNSTFDKDSSNKKNVSDKELTNKGKLSVKEKSLSNENPSLAEKISQEQVKLEQEKKENEQTITDQIAPSIQKIYDEKASSEKISATDKELENEQNDVFEEKERIDKPYSTDIEYPLDQIKKESEEESNTNEQLLSEENVKSDEQSQTHEYFNDDDIISLEKKLFPDKSFEYEDESLNDQKSEPYGTNNYNENSLHQQVHNYGQDYPQDVTSLLKGSKQSARKFFGLSNYNINKYMNQHNINENLNDKFFEKQDDLTIYQNILDKHPNRMIVGLLEKEAEDMFILNWLYGNDILCVIRSSDYNELFYNMINRDYLKILNVFKLRNDNQMSVISKDSKGILINANFHPHYSALKFFFNDKYNNNVFEEELKSYLLLVHYLLNSNISPCKNYKNVKYFYNEDTFNISNLHFINNKLFLLVSECALEILHWNIPTGIIRKNENYTNTSIFSRVIKYVSKNIHHFGFKLRILNEEDAVHFVMNNRDIMDNDYDVKYDFFLKVASKLYYLQSLGLIHRNIKADNYFVQKKQAHSKYIDILLGDFNYIIEESSYGTFRGSSIYSSPEKLDSYFNRTIYNLKSDVFSLGLSLSTIFLKRNFFFKNIERKLKFPVGKYTVSILKRNPMVLLWIKAVNPFIKKRFNIFKYRSYLKVSVHELEKRLSKKYIYEWFEGKCESIGYKEESYLQSLFMKTHDRTMNRWSSDIISSKGEDQNNFDTCFFKYTMNASAEKTSFSNSSEGSHNFYDNLKKDDDKGKTMSKFLYQFPTYERKINTISVKHESTDEDFYRRTKDTTAESVDKSDKLDKTENEYDFTNASNINLKNYSRRKKKKKIPKAYISEESNVNKIPYGDKLENTIDYSSLDEYNMKKYMYACYTFKNGIVGTIMKIFSIEFEAYRPEIFDIYLLLKKELTYLEDKDDNIKNTLSILRNISEPDINTILRERLFDRYYNIKKNIILKALLFYGYFSIYEHLSYEFKLYELENFPLKEMNNDTFETIINRCMERVNFSEFSNLLLVQHIYNNYQKEKIYSNIYINLYTVEDSIYNIDTDKITSFISNNNKNRFIDIDFKGKYNFLLYMRKEAMESRAYHTNLNELKTPPLNVDYRSIRLATNEYNIPFINSFIIRIDNFAIKDIDINLAVLLNNIFWSLKGKCKCINYTHIQEEFEKNDLLSEDKIRITQIDLHKPIGTVLKELINEESELSVNENKQFNVLSFKPMNIQLDIVLRNSLHLIDRKTVISCARKLNKKAEIYIPSISSIRKNETVKIKIDLGSSKFFYLSFNISLLRSQEILVKDIVYFLYRNYKSELDRTIAYSSIRRNKNRSKFNCLLMNEYNTFFYNNLTGNLIKETSFNKVISLLYNIELMEPNYVIKASMNYYNNRGRDNGLLRLVTIHNVIYEKRGVDSNEAEYFLELSNGVYSEESNQNIDSDKLKLSKQDCLRVRKEKNMIRVNDEESSYHYGTVECLHFLNKKVIPFFNDYNTTNVFDQIVIPSSFIFINKDKKGKNGNFIHSTKTVNFNIVSNIMNLQKYQKEMYTSSDFLYSILQWFLLDKPYDKNDRCNFITHKSNTSIYDMVLSITTAKETKHILYKNNEDVIKFLFYIILKDHDINQYTSEFIMSAIKMHNLKISFVLKNESNYIFPDIQNLDSQFNESSNVRVINCLKQLNGKNVTLLGDGFDEELYIPLSVNFLNKNIIYRISKDTFNKMIYNFTSHEITMKYSKELFKCILSPLTEIEIKFRYLFLSDLSYYVDIPNKLKKNNKSFLVTMNPTFYENLNEKCNFHGNNCSSAVEEIISYINSTFMEPVFVVKNVINYFLRKKIRGVLRKAKYRIFS